GGGGTGCGGGTTGTCACGCTGGACCGTGGATACGATCTCGAGGCGGGCGAGCGCGCGCCGTGGCTGCTCCTCGGCGCCAAGACGCTGTCGTACGCCGTGAACATGGCGGCGCTGCGTGAGGCGCGACGACGGGGTGCGGACGACGCGATCTTCGTCACCCGCGATGGCTTCGTGCTGGAAGCGCCGACGGCGTCGCTCGTCATCCGCACGAACGGTCGCTTCCTCACGCCGTCGCCGTCGGGGGGCATCCTGCACGGGACCACGCAGCTGAGTGCTTATGAGTTCCTCACGGCGCGCGGGCATGAGGCCGACTACGCGACGCTGCGGCTGGAAGACCTGCAGTCCGCGGATGCGGCATGGCTGCTGTCCAGCATCCGCCTTGCCGCCCCGATCACCGCGGTCGACGATGTCGAGGTCCCCACGGATGCCGCGCTGACGCGTGAGCTCAACGCTTTCCTGCTGTCGCCGCGCTGAGCGTTCCTTCCTGCGGGAGATCCGTGCGGCAGCTCCAACGACTGTGCGGCGTGTCGAATCCGACACGCCGCACATCAGGGCAGAGCTCCCGCAGGAGCGAACCCGCCGTTATCCGAAACGACCGGAGACGTAGTCCTCCGTGGCCTGCACGGACGGCGTCGTGAAGATCGTCGCGGTGTCGTCGTACTCGATGAGCTTGCCCGGCTTGCCGGTGCCGGCGATGTTGAAGAACGCCGTCTTGTCGCTCACGCGCGACGCCTGCTGCATGTTGTGGGTCACGATCACGATCGTGTACTCGTTCTTGAGCTCGGCGATCAGCTCTTCGATCGCATAGGTGGAGATCGGGTCGAGGGCCGAGCAGGGCTCGTCCATGAGCAGCACCTGCGGCTCGACGGCGATCGCACGCGCGATGCACAGACGCTGCTGCTGGCCACCCGAGAGACCCGAGCCGGGACGGTCCAGGCGATCCTTGACCTCGTTCCAGAGGTTCGCACCGCGCAGCGAGCGCTCGACGAGGTCGTCGGCGTCGGACTTCGCCATGCGCGTGTTGTTGAGGCGCACACCGGCGAGCACGTTCTCACGGATCGACATCGTGGGGAACGGGTTCGGCCGCTGGAACACCATGCCGATCTGGCGGCGCACGAGCACGGGGTCGACACCGGGACCGTACAGGTCGTCGCCGTCGAGCAGGACCTTGCCCTCGACGCGGGCGCCCGGGATGACCTCGTGCATGCGGTTCAGCGTGCGCAGGAACGTCGACTTGCCGCAGCCCGACGGGCCGATGAATGCGGTGACGCTGCGCGGCTCGATGTCGAGGGCGACACCCTCGACGGCCAGGAAGTCGCCGTAGTAGACGTTGAGGTCATTGACTTCGATGCTCTTGGACAATTCGGGTTCCTCAGATCTGTGAGTCGAGAGAAGTGGGCGCTCAGCGGCTCGTGGCCGGAGCGAAGAACTTGGCGATGAGGCGGGCG
The DNA window shown above is from Microbacterium keratanolyticum and carries:
- a CDS encoding aminodeoxychorismate lyase, with product MAQCFALLITPVAADDTRSDYSDTFRAIDVTAPALSVGELSTQRGDGVFESIGVIDGHPNEVEAHVQRLAHSAALCDLPAPNLPQWREAIAAAATHAPAGEAVIKLILSRGVEHGPAPTAWATVSPAADNSLVREKGVRVVTLDRGYDLEAGERAPWLLLGAKTLSYAVNMAALREARRRGADDAIFVTRDGFVLEAPTASLVIRTNGRFLTPSPSGGILHGTTQLSAYEFLTARGHEADYATLRLEDLQSADAAWLLSSIRLAAPITAVDDVEVPTDAALTRELNAFLLSPR
- the pstB gene encoding phosphate ABC transporter ATP-binding protein PstB is translated as MSKSIEVNDLNVYYGDFLAVEGVALDIEPRSVTAFIGPSGCGKSTFLRTLNRMHEVIPGARVEGKVLLDGDDLYGPGVDPVLVRRQIGMVFQRPNPFPTMSIRENVLAGVRLNNTRMAKSDADDLVERSLRGANLWNEVKDRLDRPGSGLSGGQQQRLCIARAIAVEPQVLLMDEPCSALDPISTYAIEELIAELKNEYTIVIVTHNMQQASRVSDKTAFFNIAGTGKPGKLIEYDDTATIFTTPSVQATEDYVSGRFG